The following are encoded together in the Vicia villosa cultivar HV-30 ecotype Madison, WI unplaced genomic scaffold, Vvil1.0 ctg.001535F_1_1, whole genome shotgun sequence genome:
- the LOC131635712 gene encoding protein ESMERALDA 1-like, translated as MHRLPSSGHSTPSSPQSPVRSPRLRQGRSKAGKLSSGGNSLAQRLSLMLLSVLLRRQGVFLFAPLIYISGMLLYMGTASFDVVPIIRHRPAPGSVYRSPQLYANLRRDMDSDNSSTDAIFTIWKSPYRGGEWKPCVNRSSEELPESIGYIYVDANGGLNQQRTSICNAVAVAGYLNATLVIPNFHYHSIWKDHSKFRDIYDEEYFIDTLKNDVRVVDKIPEFLMERFGSNMTNVHNFRIKAWSSIQYYRDVVLPKLLEEKVIRFSPYANRLSFDAPPVVQRLRCLANYEALRFSRPILTIGESLVERMRKHSAINGGKYVSVHLRFEEDMVAFSCCVFDGGRPEEQNMSAARERGWRGKFTKAGRVIRPGAIRINGKCPLSPTEVGLMLRGMGFTKNTSIFLASGKIYNAEKTMAPLLQMFPNLHTKETLASEEELAQFKGYSSRMAAIDYTVCLHSEVFVTTQGGNFPHFLLGHRRYLYGGHAKTIKPDKRKLVLQFDNPNIGWKSLKRQLLNMRSHSDSKGVELKRPSDSIYSFPCPDCMCRANKTDNSKSKSAA; from the exons ATGCACCGGCTACCGAGCAGCGGACATTCGACGCCGTCATCTCCGCAATCGCCGGTACGTTCGCCGAGGCTCCGTCAGGGGAGGTCTAAGGCGGGGAAATTATCTTCTGGAGGGAATAGTTTAGCGCAGAGGTTGAGTTTGATGTTGCTTTCGGTTCTTCTCCGGCGACAGGGCGTTTTCCTGTTCGCTCCTTTGATTTATATCTCCGGGATGCTGTTATATATGGGAACGGCGTCGTTTGATGTTGTTCCGATCATTAGACACCGTCCTGCTCCTGGTTCGGTTTATCGGAGTCCTCAGCTTTATGCTAATCTTCGTCGTGATATGGATTCGGATAACTCTTCTACCGATGCG ATATTTACAATATGGAAGAGTCCATATAGAGGCGGTGAATGGAAACCATGTGTAAACAGATCTTCAGAAg AGCTACCTGAATCTATTGGATACATATATGTAGATGCTAATGGTGGTTTAAATCAGCAGAGGACATCG ATATGCAATGCTGTTGCTGTGGCTGGCTATCTAAATGCTACCCTTGTGATCCCCAACTTCCATTATCATAGCATATGGAAAGATCATAG CAAATTCAGGGATATTTATGATGAAGAATATTTTATCGACACCCTAAAAAATGATGTACGGGTGGTTGACAAGATTCCTGAGTTTCTAATGGAAAGATTTGGCAGCAACATGACAAATGTTCACAATTTCAGGATCAAGGCATGGTCCTCCATTCAGTATTATAGAGATGTGGTACTCCCAAAATTACTTGAAGAAAA GGTTATAAGATTTTCACCTTATGCGAATAGATTGTCCTTTGATGCTCCTCCAGTTGTCCAGCGCCTCAGGTGCTTAGCAAATTATGAGGCTTTACGGTTTTCAAGACCTATATTAACCATAGGCGAATCTTTGGTTGAAAGAATGAGAAAGCATAGTGCCATTAATGGTGGTAAATATGTTTCTGTACATCTTCGTTTTGAAGAG GATATGGTTGCTTTCTCCTGTTGTGTTTTTGATGGTGGAAGACCGGAGGAACAAAACATGAGTGCTGCAAGAGAAAGAGGTTGGAGAGGGAAATTTACAAAAGCTGGACGAGTCATACGTCCTGGAGCAATCAGGATCAATGGGAAGTGTCCCCTCAGCCCGACAGAG GTTGGCCTGATGCTGAGGGGAATGGGTTTTACCAAAAACACATCTATCTTTTTGGCATCTGGAAAAATATATAATGCTGAAAAAACAATGGCTCCACTACTACAAATGTTTCCTAATTTGCATACTAAGGAGACTCTGGCTTCTGAAGAGGAACTAGCTCAATTTAAG GGTTATTCTTCCAGGATGGCTGCTATAGATTATACTGTTTGTCTTCATAGTGAGGTGTTTGTCACAACTCAGGGGGGCAACTTTCCCCATTTTCTGCTGGGCCACAGGAGATACTTGTATGGTGGACATGCAAAGACAATTAAGCCTGATAAGCGGAAGTTAGTGTTGCAGTTTGATAATCCCAATATAGG ATGGAAAAGTTTGAAGCGGCAACTGCTGAACATGAGGTCACACAGTGATTCCAAGGGAGTTGAGCTCAAAAGACCAAGTGACTCTATATACAGCTTTCCATGCCCCGATTGTATGTGCCGCGCTAACAAAACCGACAATTCAAAATCTAAATCAGCAGCTTGA